From a single Arachis hypogaea cultivar Tifrunner chromosome 3, arahy.Tifrunner.gnm2.J5K5, whole genome shotgun sequence genomic region:
- the LOC112790790 gene encoding uncharacterized protein isoform X2 has translation MLSLFSPRRLSWVSGNEGQEKVELTVAEVESLRSELTDIEEREAHLKARVEHVDEVLRSARLSGYLYIRTRWEALPGEPPPIDDTEVDDWLPRFVVLHGECIFLYLLCTDLSPQDSTLLSDIIEVGRLPSFKRDDEIQYAFYILTQLGLRYECSSNSKIQVDCWLSALQTDCKLESDTSIPNVWIKM, from the exons ATGCTGAGCTTGTTTTCTCCGAGGCGGCTCTCATGGGTTTCCGGTAATGAAGGTCAGGAGAAG GTAGAACTAACTGTTGCAGAAGTAGAGTCACTTCGATCTGAACTTACTGATATAGAGGAGAGGGAAGCTCATTTGAAAGCTCG AGTGGAACATGTTGATGAAGTTTTGCGGTCAGCACGTCTATCTGGCTACTTATACATCCGAACT AGATGGGAAGCCCTACCAGGCGAACCTCCACCTATAGATGATACAGAAGTAGATGATTGGCTTCCTCGCTTTGTTGTTCTCCACGGAGAATGTATATTCTTATATTTGTTGTGTACAG ATCTAAGTCCTCAGGACTCAACCCTTCTATCGGACATCATTGAGGTAGGGAGGTTACCAAGTTTCAAACGTGATGATGAGATTCAATATGCCTTTTATATTTTGACTCAGCTCGGATTACGTTATGAGTGCTCAAGCAATTCTAAGATACAG GTGGACTGTTGGTTATCAGCTCTTCAAACTGACTGTAAATTGGAATCTGATACATCAATTCCAAATGTTTGGATTAAGATGTAA
- the LOC112790790 gene encoding uncharacterized protein isoform X1 yields the protein MDDGPAKLNIIPDHFQVPTSSQESPENTSSSITEPQTDQSPRSPHHLRTRRKLKTALMLSLFSPRRLSWVSGNEGQEKVELTVAEVESLRSELTDIEEREAHLKARVEHVDEVLRSARLSGYLYIRTRWEALPGEPPPIDDTEVDDWLPRFVVLHGECIFLYLLCTDLSPQDSTLLSDIIEVGRLPSFKRDDEIQYAFYILTQLGLRYECSSNSKIQVDCWLSALQTDCKLESDTSIPNVWIKM from the exons ATGGATGATGGTCCTGCAAAATTAAATATCATTCCTGATCACTTTCAAGTTCCAACATCAAGTCAAGAATCTCCTGAAAACACATCATCGTCTATTACAGAACCTCAAACTGATCAATCCCCAAG GTCCCCACACCATTTGCGGACCCGAAGGAAATTAAAGACGGCTTTGATGCTGAGCTTGTTTTCTCCGAGGCGGCTCTCATGGGTTTCCGGTAATGAAGGTCAGGAGAAG GTAGAACTAACTGTTGCAGAAGTAGAGTCACTTCGATCTGAACTTACTGATATAGAGGAGAGGGAAGCTCATTTGAAAGCTCG AGTGGAACATGTTGATGAAGTTTTGCGGTCAGCACGTCTATCTGGCTACTTATACATCCGAACT AGATGGGAAGCCCTACCAGGCGAACCTCCACCTATAGATGATACAGAAGTAGATGATTGGCTTCCTCGCTTTGTTGTTCTCCACGGAGAATGTATATTCTTATATTTGTTGTGTACAG ATCTAAGTCCTCAGGACTCAACCCTTCTATCGGACATCATTGAGGTAGGGAGGTTACCAAGTTTCAAACGTGATGATGAGATTCAATATGCCTTTTATATTTTGACTCAGCTCGGATTACGTTATGAGTGCTCAAGCAATTCTAAGATACAG GTGGACTGTTGGTTATCAGCTCTTCAAACTGACTGTAAATTGGAATCTGATACATCAATTCCAAATGTTTGGATTAAGATGTAA